In the Halorubrum ruber genome, CCCGACGGCCATCGACGAGCTCGGCGCGGTCCACGCCGCCGCGCTCGACGCCGCGACGACGCTCGACGCGCGCGTCGGCGACCTCCCGGACGCGGTCGCGCGCCTCCGCGACGAGGCCGACCGACTGGAGGCGGACCTCCGGGATGCCCGCGAGGAGCTGCTCGCCGCCCGCCTTCGCGATCTCCCGACCGCCGAGGTCGACGGCGCGCGGTGGGCGATCGGGACCGTCGCCGACGCCGACCCGAACGAACTCCGCGAGCCGGCGACCGAGGCGGTCGGCGGCGACGAGGACCTCGACGCCCTCGCCGCGGTCGGAACCGGCGACGCACCGTTCGTCGTGGTCGCGGTCGGCGACGCAGCGGACGGTGACGGAGCCGCAGCCGAAATCGACGCGGGCGACGTCGTCGGCGCGGTCACCGACGAGTTCGGCGGCGGCGGGGGCGGCGGCCCGACGTTCGCGCAGGGCGGCGGCCTCGACGCAGACCCCGAGGCCGTCGCGGCGTGGCTCCGCGAGCGATGACCGGGAAGCTGGGTCCCGACGCGCTCGCGACGGCGCTCGCGGCGACCGGCGCGGCCGACGACGCGGTGACGCAGGGGCCGGCGTACGGCGAGGACGCGGCCGCGATCGACTTGGCCGGCGCCGGGGAGACGCTCGTCGTCGCGGCCGACCCCCTGTCGCTGGCCGCGGAGTCGGTCGGCACCTTGGCCGTCCACGTCGCCTGTAACGACGTCGCCGCCAGCGGCGCCGACCCGCGGTGGCTCACGCACACCCTGTTCCTCCCGGACGACGACCCCGACCGCCTCCGGACCGTCGTCGACCAGGTCGACGCGACCGCGCGCGACCTCGGCGTGTCAGTCGTCGGGGGCCACACCGAGGTGCTCGACGCGCTCGACCGCCCGCTCTGCTCGATGACGGCGATGGGGACGACGGACCGCTTCGTGTCGAGCGGCGGCGCCGAGCCCGGCGACCGCCTCCTGCTCACGAAGGGGGCGGCGATCGAGGCGACCGCGATCCTCGCGACCGACTTCCGCGAGGAGTGCCTGGAGGCGGGCGTCCCGGCCGCGACGCTCGATTCGGCCGCCGAGTTCCTTGACGAGGTGAGCGTCGTCCCCGACGCGGCCGCGGTCCGCGACGCCGCGACCGCGCTCCACGACCCCACCGAGGGCGGCGTCGCGACCGCGCTCGTCGAGATGGCGGCCGCGAGCGGGGCCGCCTTCGCCGTTGAGCGCGACGCGGTCCCGGTCCGTCCCGAGACGCGGGCCTGCTGTGACGCGCTCGGCGTCGACCCGCTCGCGACGTTCGGCTCCGGCGCGCTGCTGGCGGCCGTCCCGCCCGACCGGGTCGACGACGCGCTCGACGCGCTCGACGTGGCCGGGATCGCGGGGGCGGAGATCGGCGTCGTCGAGACCGGCGCCGAGGGTGACGGCGTCGTCGAGGCCGCCGAGGGCGCCGCCGAGCCGGGGGCCGTCTGGATCGACGGGGAGCCGCTCGCGGAGCCGCCGCGGGACGAGCTGTACCCGCTCTGGGAAGCCCGGGAATAGCTCCCCTCCCCCGCCGATCGCGCACCTTTTTCGGTGAGGGACCGAAGGCGGTGACATGACCGGAGCACGCGTCGGGTCGGCGCTCACCGACGAGCAGGCGGCCGTCCGCGACCTCGTCGAGGAGTTCGCGGCCGAGGAGGTCCGGCCGACCGCGGCCGCGGCCGACGAGACGGAGACGTTCCCGGAGGAGGTGTGGGACGGGCTCGCGGAGCTCGGCCTGACGGGGCTGACGGTTCCCGAAGCACACGGCGGGTTCGGTGCCGACGAGACGACCTACGCGGTCGTCAACGAGGCGCTGGCGCACGGGTCGCTCGCGGTCGCGACCGCCCTCTCCGTCCACTGCCTCGCCACCTCCTGTATCGCCGAGTTCGGGACGGAGGCGCAGCGCGAGGCATGGCTCCCGGAGATGGCCGAGACCGGCCGTCCGGTCGGCATGTTCTGCCTCTCCGAGCCGCAGGCGGGGTCGAACCCGGCCCAGATGTCGACGACCGCGACGTACGACCCCGAGACCGACGAGTACGTCCTCAACGGCGAGAAGCAGTGGATCACGAACGGGGAGCGCGGCGGCGTGGCTATCGTCTTCGCGAAGGCCGCGGGGGAGGACGGCGACGGAGGCTCCGACGAGTCCGACGACGCGATCACCCAGTTCCTCGTCCCCGCGGACACCGACGGGTTCGAGGTCGGCAAGAAGGAGGAGAAGCTCGGGCTCCGCGCGTCGGACACGACCGGGATCACGTTCGACGACTGTCGCGTCCCCGCAGAGAACCGGCTCACCGAGGATGGGAAGGGACTCTCCGCGGCCTTCCGGACGCTCACCGAGGGCCGGATCGGCATCGCGGCGCAGGCGGTCGGCGTCGCGCAGGCCGCGCTCGACGAGGCGACGTCGTACGCGCAGGAGCGCGAACAGTTCGACCGCCCGATCGGCGACATCCAGACGATCCGCCACAAGATCGCGGAGATGGAGACGGACGTGTCGGCCGCCCGCCTCCTCGTCCGCGAGGCGTGCCGGCAGGCGGAGGCGGGCGAGGACTACCGCGTCGCGGCCTCGAAGGCGAAGTACCGCGCCAGCGAGGCCGCGATGTCAGTGACGAACGAGGCGGTCCAGATCCACGGCGGCTACGGCTACACGACCGAGTTCGACGTCGAGCGGCTCTACCGCGACGCGAAGATCACGGAGATCTACGAGGGAACGACCGAGATCCAGAAGACGATCATCGCCCGGGGGTGTTCGGCGAGTGAGCGACGGGGATCCGGAGCCGGCGCAGACCGGCTCCCGCCTTGCTGGCTACGACGCGGTCGTCTACGACCTCGACGGCACCCTCGTCGAGCTCGCGGTCGACTGGGACGCGGTGGCGGACGCGGTCCTCGACGTCTACGCCGAGCGCGCGCTCATCCCCCCGACCGAGGAGCTGTGGGACCTGCTCGGCGCGGCCGACGACTACGGGGTCCGGGACGAGGTCGAGGAGGCGATCGCGATCCACGAGCGCCCCGGCGCCCGCGAGTCGACGCGGCTCCCGCTCGGGGACCGACTGACCGAAACCGCGGACGGCGGCGGTCCGCATCCCCCCGCGGGCGTCTGCTCGCTCAACTGCGAGGAGGCGTGTCGGATCGCGGTCGAGACGCACGGGCTCGGCGACGCGCTCGTCTCGGACGCGATCGTCGGCCGCGACACGGTCGGGAGCTTCAAGCCGGCCCCGGAATCGCTGCTCGCGGCTGTCGACCGGCTCGGCGCGGCCCCCGAGGACGCGCTGTTCGTCGGCGACTCGCGGAGCGACGCGGTCACCGCCGAGCGCGGCGGCGTCGACTTCGCGTGGGTCTCGGACCTGCTCGCGGAGTAGGGCGTTCAAAACAGCGTCGCGCGCGTTCAGTCCCGCTTTCCTGCTTCGTTCGTCGTCGGATCGCCGTCCTCGGTCCGCCTTCCGTCGTCGTCCGTAGCCGCGTCGTCGGCCGAGCCGGCTTCCTCGTCCGGAACCGCGTCGTCGTTCGTCCCCGCGCCGCCGTCGCCGGCCTCGGCCCGCCTCGCGTACAGCGCGACGGCGACCGCGGTGACGAACCAGATGGGGGCGCCCACCCGGACCGCGAACGCGGCGCGCGCGCCCCACGACTCCAGCGTCACGAGCGTCGACAGCAGGGCCGCGGCGGGGGCGCCGACGAGGATGGTGACGACGAACGTCGTCTGCATCACCCACGCGTAGTCAACTCCCTCGTACTCGGCCCGCTCGACTGGTTGCACACCGCGGACTCCGCGGCGGAGCGGCAAATCGGTGGCGGTCGGCGGCGAGAGCGGCGGTCCGAGCGGCGGCGGACGCGCCGGCGACCGCGCCGCCGCGCTCGGTTTCCGGTTCCCCGACGAATTTAGGGCGGCGCGCGGGTGACTCCGAGGTATGACCACGACGCGGGGACTCCGGGACGCCGAGGATCCGATCACGATGCTGACCGCCTACGACGCCCCGACGGCGGCGATCGTCGACGAGGCCGGAATCGACGTGGTCCTCGTCGGCGACAGCATGGGCAACGCCGCCTTAGGCTACGACTCCACGCTCCCCGTCACGTTCGACGAGGTCGCGAGCCGGACCGCGGCGGTCGCGCGCGCGACCGAGGAGGCGCTGGTCGTCGCCGACATGCCGTTCCTCTCGTTCGGCGTCGACGAGGCCGAGTCCGTGCGGAACGCCGGCCGCCTGCTGAAGGAGGCGAACGCGGACGCGGTGAAGATCGAGAGCGGCCCGCACACCGTCTCGACCACGCGCCGCATGACCGAGGTCGGGATCCCGGTGATGGCGCACCTCGGTTTGACCCCGCAGCACGTGAACCGGCTGGGCGGCTACACCCGACAGGGGACCGAGCAGGAGGCCGCCGAGGAGATCATCGAGCTGGCGGGGGACCACGCCGACGCCGGGGCGTTCGCGCTCGTGTTGGAACACGTCCCGGCGAACCTCGCGGGCGCGGTGACCGAGGCGCTGGAGATCCCCACGATCGGCATCGGAGCTGGCTCCGACTGCGACGGGCAGGTGCTGGTGATCAACGACGCCGTCGGCCTCGGCGAGTGGTCGCCACCGTTCGCGCGGCAGTTCGGCGACGTGCGCGGGGAGATGGTCGACGCCGTCGAGGCGTACCGGGAGGCCGTGACGAGCGGCGAGTTCCCGGCCGAGGAGCACTCGCACGTCGAGGAGGATCTGGACGACTTGTACTGAGTGCCTTTCCGAGACGAGTACGGCATCGTTTCTGGTGGAAACTCGCTGATCATCGCGAACCACTCCGAAGCCCCAGCCGGGAGGCGGGCGCACGCTCGCTGTCGCCCGAAAATCGGCGATTTTCGGGATGACGAGAGAGCTTTGCTCTCTCGAACCACGCTCCTCGTCGCTCGTTTCACTCGCTCCTGCGGTGCTTACGTCGTCATCAGAACGCTCTGCGTTCTGATTGGCTCACGAGAGCTTCGCTCTCGTGAACGCCTGCGCCCGCTTCCCGGCTGCCCCTTCGAGTCCCACCCCGCACAGCACCTCACGCCTCCCCAGCCTCGTCAGTCGGTCTCCGCTTCGCTCCGACCGACTGACTCCCTCGCGCGTGCTGGCTCGCGGCCGCCTTCGGCGGCACGCTCGCAGGCACGCGCCACCGTGGAAAATCGGAAACCCTGTCGGGAACTCCCCGTCAGCGGGTTCGACCGCTCAGACGGGGAAGAACCTGAGGACCGCCGGCATCGCGTCTGGACCGACCTGCGTGACGGTAACGTAGAGGACGGTGAAGATCACGGCGTTGTGGAGGCCGTGGAGCAGCGCGGGGACGACGAGGTTCTCGGTGTACTCGTACACCGCGCCGAACACCAAGCTCGGGACGAAGAGGATGGAGACGGTCGTCAGCCGCGCGGAGAGGCCGCCGGTCAGCGCCATCACGTGGATGGTCGCGAAGATGGCGGCCGAGAGCAGGATCGACGGGGCCGCCGGCAGCGACTCGCGGAGCCGCCCCTGAACGACGCCGCGGTAGAGGATCTCCTCGCAGGGGCCGATGACGAGGAACGAGGCCGCGATGAACAGCGGGATGATCGCCGGGTTCCCCATCGCTAACTCCGCGCTCTGATTCGCCGCCGTCTCCGTCCCGAGCAGCTGGACGATCGTCGAG is a window encoding:
- a CDS encoding AIR synthase family protein, producing MTGKLGPDALATALAATGAADDAVTQGPAYGEDAAAIDLAGAGETLVVAADPLSLAAESVGTLAVHVACNDVAASGADPRWLTHTLFLPDDDPDRLRTVVDQVDATARDLGVSVVGGHTEVLDALDRPLCSMTAMGTTDRFVSSGGAEPGDRLLLTKGAAIEATAILATDFREECLEAGVPAATLDSAAEFLDEVSVVPDAAAVRDAATALHDPTEGGVATALVEMAAASGAAFAVERDAVPVRPETRACCDALGVDPLATFGSGALLAAVPPDRVDDALDALDVAGIAGAEIGVVETGAEGDGVVEAAEGAAEPGAVWIDGEPLAEPPRDELYPLWEARE
- a CDS encoding HAD family hydrolase, with amino-acid sequence MSDGDPEPAQTGSRLAGYDAVVYDLDGTLVELAVDWDAVADAVLDVYAERALIPPTEELWDLLGAADDYGVRDEVEEAIAIHERPGARESTRLPLGDRLTETADGGGPHPPAGVCSLNCEEACRIAVETHGLGDALVSDAIVGRDTVGSFKPAPESLLAAVDRLGAAPEDALFVGDSRSDAVTAERGGVDFAWVSDLLAE
- a CDS encoding DUF5822 domain-containing protein, which gives rise to MQPVERAEYEGVDYAWVMQTTFVVTILVGAPAAALLSTLVTLESWGARAAFAVRVGAPIWFVTAVAVALYARRAEAGDGGAGTNDDAVPDEEAGSADDAATDDDGRRTEDGDPTTNEAGKRD
- the panB gene encoding 3-methyl-2-oxobutanoate hydroxymethyltransferase is translated as MTTTRGLRDAEDPITMLTAYDAPTAAIVDEAGIDVVLVGDSMGNAALGYDSTLPVTFDEVASRTAAVARATEEALVVADMPFLSFGVDEAESVRNAGRLLKEANADAVKIESGPHTVSTTRRMTEVGIPVMAHLGLTPQHVNRLGGYTRQGTEQEAAEEIIELAGDHADAGAFALVLEHVPANLAGAVTEALEIPTIGIGAGSDCDGQVLVINDAVGLGEWSPPFARQFGDVRGEMVDAVEAYREAVTSGEFPAEEHSHVEEDLDDLY
- a CDS encoding CPBP family intramembrane glutamic endopeptidase, producing the protein MTDPSSGDPAPDGGVSEEFDEIDPDPVDDADGPERAGGSPGIAVATALLLGVLGPVIALASGVAIFAIDAAVGGLSLTASVVLTLIFGQYVAFGGLAVGYLAWRGFDREGIVSYLGVRVPSLKEVGIVLGSWVVILVLILVISTIVQLLGTETAANQSAELAMGNPAIIPLFIAASFLVIGPCEEILYRGVVQGRLRESLPAAPSILLSAAIFATIHVMALTGGLSARLTTVSILFVPSLVFGAVYEYTENLVVPALLHGLHNAVIFTVLYVTVTQVGPDAMPAVLRFFPV